The following coding sequences are from one Hyphomicrobiales bacterium window:
- a CDS encoding ATP-grasp domain-containing protein: protein MTDLSAGRVIVTYGRSLMALAIARSLAQRGVEVIAADDVDLTVLAFSKWSEKSEKHAKAVDDPEAFLDDLERIVRDNKPEDDRPYVLMPIFKETELVAKNAERFAPHVTVAAPPASAIDTVHPKDAFARTINRLDLPAPKSFACESEDQLEDAIAAMKFPCIIKPADGVGGRGISKVDDEAALRDAWAFLNEEFPGAPVVQALSKGDDYCYCFLAIDGEIVADMAYRNLVSYPADYGAGVIRETVEHAPFQEAARKLISDTGWNGVGQIDFMWTGEESDTPRMIELNPRFWANLDHSVSSGVDFPWMHYEQAVTGKVSDTPKPEIGHRSKLPGLWLLAALENQDADKDRAERETANAELLEKLKSGKVREAFQGFASQPNTGLGLRHAFQDLKKRLQDADAVETVGIDDDDPLVGLGVLFVLGSLLEHGELPPELKP from the coding sequence ATGACCGATCTTTCCGCCGGCCGGGTCATCGTCACCTATGGTCGTTCGCTGATGGCGTTGGCGATCGCCCGATCGCTGGCGCAGCGCGGCGTTGAAGTGATCGCCGCTGATGATGTCGATCTGACAGTTCTCGCTTTCTCCAAATGGTCGGAGAAGAGTGAAAAACACGCGAAAGCCGTCGACGACCCCGAAGCCTTTCTTGATGATCTTGAGCGTATCGTTCGCGACAACAAGCCGGAGGATGATCGGCCCTACGTCCTGATGCCGATCTTCAAGGAAACGGAATTGGTGGCTAAGAATGCCGAGCGTTTTGCGCCGCACGTAACAGTCGCAGCGCCGCCAGCATCGGCCATCGATACCGTCCACCCGAAGGACGCCTTTGCCCGCACGATCAATCGGCTTGATCTGCCGGCGCCCAAGTCTTTTGCCTGTGAGAGCGAAGACCAACTCGAAGACGCCATCGCCGCAATGAAATTCCCATGCATCATCAAGCCAGCCGATGGTGTCGGCGGTCGCGGCATCAGCAAGGTTGATGATGAGGCAGCGTTACGCGACGCCTGGGCGTTTCTCAACGAGGAATTTCCCGGCGCACCGGTCGTTCAGGCGCTGAGCAAGGGTGATGACTATTGCTACTGCTTTCTGGCCATAGACGGCGAGATTGTGGCCGACATGGCCTACCGCAATCTCGTCAGCTACCCGGCCGATTATGGCGCCGGCGTTATTCGCGAGACGGTGGAGCATGCGCCGTTCCAGGAGGCGGCCCGCAAACTGATCAGCGACACAGGATGGAACGGAGTCGGGCAGATCGACTTCATGTGGACGGGTGAGGAAAGCGACACGCCGCGGATGATCGAGCTCAACCCGCGATTCTGGGCCAATTTGGATCATTCGGTTTCCTCCGGTGTCGATTTTCCCTGGATGCATTACGAGCAGGCCGTCACCGGCAAGGTGAGCGACACGCCGAAGCCGGAAATTGGGCATCGTTCGAAGCTGCCAGGCTTGTGGCTTCTTGCGGCGCTGGAAAACCAGGACGCCGACAAGGACCGCGCCGAGCGCGAGACAGCCAACGCTGAACTGCTCGAAAAGCTGAAATCGGGCAAGGTGCGCGAGGCGTTCCAAGGCTTCGCCAGCCAACCGAACACGGGACTTGGCCTGCGTCACGCCTTTCAGGATCTGAAAAAGCGCCTGCAAGACGCCGATGCCGTTGAGACAGTGGGGATCGATGATGACGATCCGCTGGTCGGGCTTGGCGTCCTGTTCGTGCTCGGGTCATTGCTGGAGCATGGCGAATTGCCGCCGGAGCTGAAGCCCTGA
- a CDS encoding gamma-glutamyl-gamma-aminobutyrate hydrolase family protein yields MAARKPIIGVTHSVKGSTFSNILIRLALGHAGARMVSITADAPDPTHPIDGLMVTGGSDVYPERYGGESKPNYHYQMARDEMEEAWLTCAQEHDLPVLAICRGLQMSNVVRGGTLHFDVRTVAERNNYPGAGVWPSLTFRKKASIEPESRLASIVETTNLTINALHTQAVDRVGDGLEVTARDGDNVVQAMEDRARRFFLAVQFHPELLLHRAKHRAVFKALGRAAADRVASGADPVRASL; encoded by the coding sequence ATGGCGGCTCGCAAGCCGATTATCGGCGTGACGCATTCGGTTAAGGGGTCGACCTTTTCTAACATCTTGATCCGGTTGGCACTCGGTCATGCCGGCGCGCGCATGGTGTCTATCACTGCCGATGCTCCGGACCCCACGCACCCCATTGACGGGTTGATGGTGACCGGTGGGTCGGATGTTTATCCGGAGCGCTATGGCGGCGAGTCGAAACCCAATTACCATTACCAGATGGCGCGCGATGAGATGGAGGAAGCCTGGCTGACCTGCGCACAGGAGCACGATCTGCCGGTGCTGGCGATCTGTCGCGGGTTGCAAATGTCCAACGTGGTGCGCGGTGGCACGCTGCACTTTGACGTGCGCACGGTCGCGGAGCGCAACAATTACCCTGGTGCCGGCGTTTGGCCTTCACTAACGTTCCGCAAGAAGGCGTCGATCGAGCCGGAAAGCCGTTTGGCGTCGATCGTCGAGACGACGAACCTGACGATCAACGCACTGCATACTCAGGCTGTGGATCGTGTCGGCGATGGTCTTGAGGTGACGGCCCGCGATGGTGACAATGTCGTTCAAGCGATGGAGGATCGCGCGCGGCGGTTCTTTTTGGCGGTGCAGTTTCACCCGGAATTGCTGCTGCATCGCGCCAAACATCGGGCAGTTTTCAAGGCGCTTGGCAGGGCGGCAGCCGACCGCGTCGCGTCAGGCGCCGATCCGGTGCGGGCGTCGCTATAG
- a CDS encoding alpha-D-ribose 1-methylphosphonate 5-triphosphate diphosphatase has protein sequence MTQTTILANAKLILPNEIVQGSLRFQDGVLTAIDQGNAVPPGAVDCDGDYVAPGLIELHTDNLERHLHPRPSANWPHNAAIVAHDAELASTGITTVFDAVRLGFAEQVKDTAPIKPYARAMVSEVLQARSAGLLKISHHIHLRAELCSETLIDELDTFGPEDRVGIVSLMDHTPGQRQFTDTTQYETYMRGKHGMSKQDFQAHIAERKALSARVSEKHELAAVEAAGRFGAVLASHDDTTRDHVERSASHGIQLAEFPTSLGAAHACRKNGIAIMMGAPNLVRGGSHSGNVAAHTLAEADLLDILSSDYVPSALLYGAAKLGQLWDDLPRAMATVTQAPARATHLDDRGTLETGQRADLIRFRLADDVPLLRGVWSNGMRVA, from the coding sequence ATGACGCAAACCACCATTCTCGCCAATGCCAAGTTGATCCTGCCGAACGAAATCGTCCAGGGAAGCCTTCGCTTTCAGGACGGTGTTCTGACCGCAATAGACCAAGGCAACGCCGTGCCACCAGGAGCGGTGGATTGCGACGGCGATTATGTAGCGCCGGGGCTGATCGAACTGCACACCGACAATTTGGAACGCCATCTGCATCCGCGGCCCAGCGCCAACTGGCCACACAACGCCGCCATAGTCGCGCATGACGCGGAACTGGCATCCACCGGCATTACAACGGTTTTCGACGCGGTACGGCTCGGCTTTGCCGAACAGGTGAAAGACACCGCACCGATCAAACCCTATGCCCGCGCCATGGTGAGCGAAGTTCTTCAGGCCCGAAGCGCAGGCCTTCTGAAAATCAGCCACCATATCCATCTGCGCGCCGAGCTTTGTTCAGAAACGCTGATCGATGAACTCGACACGTTCGGGCCAGAAGATCGCGTCGGCATCGTCAGCCTGATGGACCACACGCCCGGCCAGCGCCAGTTCACCGACACGACCCAGTACGAGACCTATATGCGCGGCAAACACGGCATGTCGAAACAGGACTTCCAGGCGCATATCGCCGAACGCAAGGCGCTCAGCGCGCGCGTCAGCGAAAAGCACGAGTTGGCTGCCGTTGAAGCGGCGGGGCGCTTCGGCGCCGTGCTGGCAAGCCATGACGACACAACGCGTGATCATGTTGAGCGCAGCGCAAGCCACGGTATCCAACTGGCCGAATTTCCGACCAGCTTGGGCGCGGCGCATGCCTGCCGCAAAAACGGCATTGCCATTATGATGGGCGCACCCAATCTGGTGCGCGGCGGTTCGCATTCAGGCAATGTCGCTGCCCACACGCTGGCTGAAGCGGATCTGCTCGACATTTTATCGTCTGACTATGTGCCCTCAGCGCTGCTTTATGGCGCCGCCAAGCTCGGGCAGCTTTGGGACGACCTGCCGCGCGCTATGGCAACAGTGACGCAGGCGCCGGCCAGGGCCACGCATTTGGATGATCGCGGCACCCTAGAAACCGGACAACGCGCCGACTTGATTCGGTTTCGATTGGCCGACGATGTGCCTTTGTTGCGCGGTGTTTGGTCCAACGGGATGCGCGTCGCTTAG
- a CDS encoding DUF1045 domain-containing protein produces MAPYSRYAIYVMPKGPLYDRASTWLGWDARRGLVREQPEIGGLPAPTPDLTATPRRYGFHGTIKPPFRLPEGKTLSGLQDACAELAAGIDAVRVGRLVVQPLGGFVAMVPEQPCAPLDALAAQVVEALDSFRAPPSPEELARRRRSGLSDVQDRLLQRWGYPYVMEEFRFHMTLSGKLDGSDANALAERLDQHFAQVLAEPFVIDALALVGEAEDGRFHLVADYPLADGSEAGPV; encoded by the coding sequence ATGGCGCCATACAGCCGCTACGCCATCTATGTCATGCCCAAAGGGCCGCTCTATGACAGGGCTTCGACATGGCTTGGTTGGGACGCACGGCGTGGCTTGGTCCGCGAACAGCCTGAGATCGGCGGGTTACCTGCGCCAACTCCGGACCTGACGGCCACGCCACGGCGCTACGGCTTTCATGGTACGATCAAACCGCCGTTTCGGCTTCCGGAAGGCAAGACGCTGAGCGGCTTGCAGGATGCCTGCGCTGAACTCGCCGCCGGGATTGACGCGGTTCGCGTAGGGCGCCTGGTCGTGCAGCCGTTGGGCGGCTTCGTCGCCATGGTGCCTGAGCAACCCTGTGCGCCGCTCGACGCGCTGGCGGCCCAGGTTGTTGAAGCCCTGGATTCCTTCCGTGCGCCGCCATCACCTGAAGAACTGGCCCGGCGCCGACGGTCGGGTCTGTCAGACGTGCAGGACCGCTTGCTTCAGCGCTGGGGCTACCCTTATGTGATGGAGGAGTTCCGCTTTCACATGACGTTGTCGGGCAAGCTCGATGGGTCAGATGCCAACGCGCTTGCCGAACGGCTTGACCAGCATTTTGCGCAGGTTTTGGCGGAGCCGTTTGTTATCGACGCTCTGGCCTTGGTCGGTGAGGCCGAGGATGGCCGGTTCCACCTGGTTGCGGATTACCCTTTGGCCGACGGATCGGAGGCCGGGCCGGTGTAG
- a CDS encoding citryl-CoA lyase, which translates to MSDVSDWWSTAIIDMEPGRIDLRGHPVQELIGHVTFPQMIWLMVRGEMPSPDQAKLLECALVAAVDHGPQAPSIAAARMAVTCGLGLNGAMASAVNMLDDVHGGAGEQAVELYGWVKGQIDTGEPVESAAERAIDRWQAERTPFVPGFGHRFHKPEDPRAPRLLALVDQAAAQGTVSGDFAGIGRAIQTVLNTRKGKPVPMNIDGSTAVIYAELGFAGPLARGLFCLSRSVGIIAHAWEQMQQGGRNKGPTPPSYRWTYTGPASDPSAKG; encoded by the coding sequence ATGAGTGACGTTTCCGACTGGTGGTCAACCGCGATCATTGACATGGAACCGGGGCGGATCGACCTGCGCGGGCATCCTGTGCAGGAGCTGATTGGACACGTCACCTTCCCGCAGATGATTTGGCTTATGGTGCGTGGTGAGATGCCCTCACCCGATCAAGCCAAGCTACTGGAATGCGCTTTGGTGGCCGCAGTCGACCATGGGCCGCAAGCCCCATCCATTGCCGCCGCGCGGATGGCTGTGACCTGCGGGCTAGGATTGAACGGTGCAATGGCAAGTGCGGTCAACATGCTCGACGATGTCCATGGTGGCGCAGGCGAACAGGCCGTGGAGCTCTATGGCTGGGTGAAGGGCCAAATCGATACAGGTGAACCAGTAGAATCGGCAGCCGAACGGGCAATCGACCGCTGGCAGGCCGAGCGCACGCCGTTCGTGCCGGGGTTTGGCCACCGTTTCCACAAACCAGAGGACCCGCGCGCGCCGCGCCTGTTGGCACTTGTCGATCAAGCCGCTGCACAAGGCACTGTCAGCGGCGATTTTGCCGGGATTGGCCGCGCCATTCAAACCGTGCTGAACACACGCAAAGGCAAGCCCGTGCCGATGAACATCGATGGCTCCACAGCGGTGATTTACGCCGAGCTTGGCTTTGCTGGCCCCTTGGCGCGCGGGCTTTTTTGTCTATCGAGGTCGGTGGGAATCATCGCCCATGCCTGGGAACAGATGCAGCAGGGTGGGCGCAACAAAGGCCCAACTCCGCCCTCCTATCGCTGGACCTACACCGGCCCGGCCTCCGATCCGTCGGCCAAAGGGTAA
- a CDS encoding CoA transferase: MPLAGLRVLDFGHTVMGPTAGLILADLGAEVIRIEPAPGGDPTRKLKGFGTGYFPFFNRNKKSIAIDLKAPEGLALAKKLIATADVLIENFGPGTMERLGLGFDALKTEFSRLIYLSLKGFSSGPYENRVALDEVVQMMSGLAYMTGPPGQPLRAGSSVVDIMGGMFGVIAIQAALRERDTTGKGQLVTSNLFESAMFLMGQHLAYAALSDAPVPPMPARVSAWAVYDQFTTGDGERVFLGITSDRHWTRFCEVFDLPDLATDAGLATNNQRIEARDRLMPRMEQIVGALTLSEFTDKATRAKLPFAHIARPEQLFDDPHLNAGGRLLETKLRGGVTTKLPALPIEMDGRRSDIFADPPELGADTANVLAELGLPEAELADLAARNIIATAQDKD, from the coding sequence ATGCCGCTTGCCGGATTGCGGGTGCTGGACTTTGGTCACACCGTTATGGGTCCAACCGCCGGGCTAATCCTCGCCGACCTTGGCGCCGAGGTGATCCGCATCGAACCTGCCCCGGGCGGCGACCCAACCCGCAAACTCAAAGGTTTTGGCACCGGCTACTTCCCCTTCTTCAATCGCAACAAGAAGAGCATCGCGATCGATCTCAAGGCGCCAGAGGGCCTGGCGCTGGCCAAGAAGCTGATCGCCACCGCCGACGTGCTGATTGAGAATTTTGGCCCCGGAACCATGGAGCGTCTCGGGCTTGGATTTGACGCGCTGAAGACCGAGTTTTCGAGGCTTATCTATTTGTCCTTAAAGGGCTTTTCATCGGGCCCTTATGAGAACCGCGTTGCGCTCGACGAAGTTGTGCAGATGATGAGCGGCCTTGCATACATGACAGGACCGCCGGGCCAGCCGCTGCGTGCCGGGTCGTCGGTGGTCGATATCATGGGCGGCATGTTCGGCGTGATCGCGATTCAGGCGGCGCTCCGCGAGCGCGATACCACCGGCAAGGGCCAATTGGTGACGTCAAACCTCTTCGAATCGGCGATGTTCCTGATGGGCCAGCATTTGGCCTATGCCGCGCTTTCCGATGCCCCGGTCCCACCGATGCCAGCGCGGGTCTCGGCCTGGGCGGTCTATGATCAGTTCACCACTGGCGACGGCGAACGGGTTTTTCTCGGCATCACATCCGACCGCCATTGGACGCGGTTCTGCGAGGTTTTTGACCTGCCGGACTTGGCGACCGACGCAGGCCTTGCGACGAACAACCAACGGATCGAAGCACGTGACCGGCTGATGCCAAGGATGGAACAGATTGTCGGCGCACTGACGCTCAGCGAGTTCACCGATAAAGCAACGCGAGCTAAGCTGCCCTTTGCGCACATCGCCCGGCCCGAGCAGCTGTTTGACGACCCGCATCTCAACGCCGGAGGGCGTCTGCTGGAAACCAAACTGCGCGGCGGGGTGACAACGAAGCTTCCCGCGCTGCCCATTGAGATGGACGGTCGTCGCTCAGACATTTTTGCCGATCCACCAGAGCTTGGCGCTGACACCGCCAACGTGCTGGCCGAGCTGGGCTTGCCTGAAGCTGAATTGGCCGATCTCGCCGCCCGCAACATCATCGCCACCGCGCAAGACAAGGACTAG
- a CDS encoding glutathione S-transferase N-terminal domain-containing protein has translation MLTLHTWNTPNGQKPAIMLEELGLPYDVVMVDIGKGDQHQPDFRAISPNGKIPALVDGDQTMFESGAILMHLAEKHGKFLPASGQARTDALVWTFWQVGGLGPMIGQWGHFSRLEEKHPYAIERYLAESIRLLEVMEERLSKNAYLAGEDYTIADMMSFPWVKGGYQFLNKASPDRLPPLKATRAWVETIDARPAVQAALARLK, from the coding sequence ATGCTTACACTTCACACCTGGAACACGCCCAACGGGCAAAAACCGGCGATCATGCTGGAAGAACTCGGCCTGCCCTATGACGTCGTGATGGTCGATATTGGCAAAGGCGACCAACATCAGCCGGACTTTCGCGCCATCAGCCCGAACGGCAAGATCCCGGCACTGGTCGATGGCGACCAAACGATGTTCGAATCCGGTGCGATCTTGATGCACCTGGCCGAAAAGCACGGCAAGTTCCTACCAGCCAGCGGTCAGGCGCGGACCGACGCCTTGGTCTGGACCTTTTGGCAGGTCGGTGGCCTAGGCCCCATGATTGGCCAATGGGGTCACTTCTCGCGCCTGGAGGAAAAGCACCCCTATGCCATCGAGCGCTATCTGGCTGAATCCATCCGACTGCTGGAGGTGATGGAAGAGCGTCTTTCCAAAAACGCCTATCTGGCTGGCGAGGATTACACCATCGCCGACATGATGAGCTTTCCTTGGGTCAAGGGCGGCTATCAGTTCCTGAACAAAGCTTCGCCCGATCGTTTGCCGCCGCTGAAAGCGACGCGCGCCTGGGTGGAGACGATTGACGCGCGCCCAGCGGTTCAAGCGGCCCTGGCGCGCTTGAAATAG
- a CDS encoding AMP-binding protein, whose product MSQGVASPATGTDQPFGRIAIGTKQVDLPEPGKEPWRKSLFTALCDSRARFGGKTVVYNDFAKTELTYDRLTLGAMLLGDKLRDLGRADAPLGILLPNASGVAAVFFACQAVGRVPAMLNYSSGLRSLNAACDAAEISVIVSSRAFIEKAGLEDLVEGLSKRCQFVWTEDLRAQIGTFDKIKGMARLKLGLSNVPGRHTSPDAVAVIVFTSGTEGVPKGVALTHANLLSNCWQFDNVIDLHPGDTFFTALPVFHTFGLTAGLIAGVVLGVGAYFYPSPLHYKEIPEHIRKSGAKIVVSTDTFVNGWIKSAEPDDFKNVRLVVLGAERVREQTRQLFRERFDIELLEGYGVTETAPVLAANHEDDNTPGTVGYMMPAIEHKVEPVPGLSEGGRLMVRGPNVMAGYIKVDAPGVVQPLVDGWHDTGDIVDIDEAGRISIKGRAKRFAKLGGEMVSLSAVEAYVSQVWPDATHAVVAVPDPRKGETLVLVTEKEDPDLQEVRAWAKENGVAELMLPRKVVSVEELPVLGTGKLNYGALDELANPAQSENAAA is encoded by the coding sequence ATGTCACAAGGTGTTGCGTCGCCTGCGACGGGAACCGATCAGCCGTTCGGCCGCATTGCTATCGGCACAAAACAGGTCGATCTGCCAGAGCCTGGCAAGGAGCCCTGGCGCAAATCCCTGTTCACGGCGCTCTGCGATTCGCGGGCAAGGTTTGGCGGCAAAACGGTTGTCTACAATGATTTTGCCAAGACCGAGCTGACCTATGACCGGCTGACGCTCGGCGCCATGCTTCTTGGCGACAAGCTGCGTGATCTCGGCCGCGCAGATGCGCCTCTTGGCATTTTGCTCCCCAATGCCTCCGGCGTGGCGGCCGTGTTCTTTGCCTGCCAGGCTGTTGGGCGTGTGCCGGCGATGCTCAACTATTCCAGTGGTCTGCGTAGCCTGAACGCTGCTTGCGATGCGGCCGAGATATCGGTGATTGTCTCCTCGCGGGCTTTCATTGAAAAAGCTGGACTGGAAGACCTGGTGGAAGGATTATCCAAGCGCTGCCAGTTCGTTTGGACCGAAGATTTGCGGGCTCAGATCGGCACGTTTGACAAGATCAAGGGCATGGCGCGCCTCAAACTCGGCCTGAGCAATGTGCCCGGTCGTCATACGTCACCGGATGCCGTCGCCGTGATCGTGTTCACCTCAGGAACTGAGGGCGTTCCCAAAGGGGTGGCGCTTACTCATGCCAACCTGCTCTCCAACTGCTGGCAGTTTGACAATGTGATCGATCTGCATCCCGGCGACACCTTTTTCACAGCGCTTCCGGTGTTTCACACCTTTGGCCTCACCGCCGGTTTGATCGCCGGGGTGGTTCTTGGCGTCGGCGCCTACTTCTACCCGTCGCCGCTTCATTACAAAGAAATTCCGGAGCATATCCGTAAATCCGGAGCCAAGATCGTGGTGTCGACCGACACCTTCGTCAACGGCTGGATCAAATCCGCTGAACCCGATGACTTCAAAAACGTCCGTCTTGTCGTCCTTGGCGCTGAACGGGTGCGCGAACAAACCCGCCAACTTTTCCGCGAGCGGTTCGATATCGAGTTGCTCGAAGGCTATGGGGTGACCGAGACGGCGCCGGTGCTTGCGGCGAACCACGAAGATGACAACACGCCTGGAACCGTCGGTTACATGATGCCTGCCATTGAACACAAAGTGGAACCGGTTCCGGGCCTCAGCGAGGGTGGGCGTTTGATGGTGCGCGGGCCGAATGTGATGGCCGGCTACATCAAAGTCGATGCCCCCGGTGTGGTGCAGCCGCTGGTAGACGGTTGGCATGACACCGGCGATATCGTCGATATTGATGAAGCAGGCCGCATCAGCATCAAAGGCCGGGCCAAGCGCTTTGCCAAGCTGGGCGGTGAAATGGTCTCGCTAAGCGCGGTTGAAGCCTATGTCAGCCAGGTCTGGCCGGACGCGACGCATGCGGTCGTTGCCGTGCCGGACCCGCGCAAGGGCGAGACTTTGGTGCTCGTCACCGAGAAGGAGGATCCGGACCTGCAAGAGGTTCGCGCCTGGGCCAAAGAGAACGGTGTGGCGGAGTTGATGTTGCCGCGCAAAGTCGTGAGCGTCGAAGAGCTACCGGTGCTGGGAACGGGCAAGCTGAATTACGGGGCGCTCGATGAGCTGGCGAACCCGGCGCAATCAGAAAACGCCGCGGCTTGA
- a CDS encoding FAD-dependent monooxygenase: MHDPVPIVGGGIAGLTTALCLAHQSLPSVVYEQAKTFDEVGAGIQVSPNAIEILRALGLVERLRSYAVAPTRIRLRDGRANTDLAEVPLGAVAEKRYSAPYLVIHRADLQRVLVEACQQNPAITIELGATIDPDPSAKLIVAADGVHSAFRALLRSSSHKRFTGYVAWRTVVPLDEADAMPETHVWLGPNAHLVDYPISAGKARNLVAIARADDPRPVRYNPDRVLAKAFEGWHQEILERLLAQTDWTPWPLFGVNPEEPWVDEHIALVGDAAHAMLPFVAQGGAMAIEDAWVLAQMLTATPQVNQALARYEMARKPRVTRVWHEAARNGKIYHLSGPLAAGRNFVLKSRSGERLLSRFDWLYGWNASGT, translated from the coding sequence GTGCACGATCCCGTTCCCATTGTTGGTGGTGGCATTGCCGGGCTGACGACCGCGCTGTGCCTCGCGCATCAGAGTCTGCCATCGGTTGTCTACGAACAGGCCAAGACCTTCGACGAGGTCGGCGCAGGCATTCAGGTTTCGCCCAACGCTATTGAGATATTGCGCGCGCTTGGCCTGGTTGAGCGCTTGCGGTCCTATGCGGTCGCGCCGACCCGCATTCGCCTGCGTGACGGCCGTGCGAACACAGACCTTGCCGAAGTTCCGCTCGGCGCGGTGGCCGAGAAACGCTATAGCGCACCCTATTTGGTGATCCATCGCGCGGATTTGCAGCGCGTCTTGGTTGAGGCCTGCCAACAGAACCCGGCGATCACCATTGAGCTTGGCGCAACGATCGATCCAGACCCGTCAGCAAAGCTCATCGTGGCCGCCGATGGTGTCCACTCGGCCTTCCGTGCCTTGCTACGCTCATCTTCGCACAAGCGGTTCACCGGCTATGTTGCCTGGCGCACCGTTGTTCCGCTTGATGAAGCCGACGCGATGCCAGAGACACATGTCTGGCTCGGCCCCAATGCGCATCTGGTCGACTATCCAATTTCGGCCGGCAAAGCCCGCAATCTGGTCGCTATCGCCCGCGCCGATGATCCGCGGCCGGTCCGCTACAACCCGGATCGGGTGCTCGCCAAGGCTTTTGAAGGGTGGCATCAGGAAATTCTTGAACGCCTGTTGGCGCAAACCGATTGGACGCCTTGGCCGCTGTTTGGTGTTAATCCGGAAGAACCTTGGGTGGACGAGCACATCGCCTTGGTTGGCGATGCAGCCCACGCCATGCTGCCCTTTGTGGCGCAGGGTGGAGCGATGGCCATCGAAGATGCTTGGGTCTTGGCGCAAATGCTGACAGCAACGCCGCAGGTCAATCAGGCGCTTGCCCGATATGAGATGGCCCGCAAGCCTCGCGTCACGCGCGTTTGGCATGAAGCGGCGCGCAACGGCAAAATCTATCACCTGTCGGGACCGCTTGCCGCCGGACGCAACTTCGTCCTGAAATCGCGATCCGGCGAGCGTTTGCTGTCACGCTTCGACTGGCTCTATGGATGGAACGCCAGCGGCACTTAG
- a CDS encoding zinc-finger domain-containing protein: MADKAILHVHNHDGLPRIEVGAHSFMCIGAKPPFDHPHVFLTFGDEHEKVCPYCSTLFVHNEALGEHGAKPDQSVWSGEDAA; this comes from the coding sequence ATGGCCGACAAGGCAATTCTCCATGTCCACAATCATGATGGCCTTCCAAGGATCGAGGTCGGCGCACATTCCTTCATGTGCATAGGCGCCAAACCACCTTTCGACCATCCGCATGTGTTTTTGACCTTTGGCGATGAGCACGAAAAGGTGTGCCCCTATTGCTCGACGCTCTTTGTACACAACGAGGCGCTTGGCGAACACGGCGCCAAACCGGACCAAAGTGTCTGGTCCGGTGAAGACGCGGCCTAA
- a CDS encoding alpha/beta hydrolase: MQSFDSDGIQIAYRDEGAGDPILLIHGFASNHQINWVGPGWFETLTGAGYRVVALDNRGHGQSEKLYDPAFYPSRQMAGDARRLLDHLDIDQAVVMGYSMGARISAFLNMDAPERVSKLVFGGLGINMVRGIGGAEIIAEALRAPTLREVEHPVGRAFRAFAEQTGSDREALATCILASRDPISEADVRSIETPVLVGVGSKDEVSGDGPALVDLLPQGQFLDIARRDHMTAVGDKVFKAGVLEFLEG; the protein is encoded by the coding sequence ATGCAAAGCTTTGATTCTGATGGCATCCAGATCGCCTATCGCGATGAAGGCGCGGGCGATCCGATCCTTCTCATTCATGGGTTCGCGTCAAACCATCAGATCAATTGGGTTGGGCCAGGTTGGTTCGAGACACTGACCGGTGCTGGATACCGGGTGGTTGCGCTTGATAATCGCGGCCATGGGCAGAGCGAGAAGCTCTACGATCCGGCGTTTTACCCCTCAAGGCAGATGGCTGGCGATGCCCGCCGACTGCTTGATCATCTGGACATCGATCAGGCCGTTGTCATGGGCTATTCCATGGGAGCGCGCATTTCAGCTTTTCTGAATATGGATGCGCCTGAGCGGGTGTCGAAGCTTGTCTTTGGCGGGCTAGGCATCAACATGGTGCGCGGGATTGGCGGTGCGGAGATCATCGCAGAGGCCCTGCGCGCGCCGACCTTGCGCGAGGTCGAACACCCAGTTGGCCGGGCGTTTCGCGCGTTTGCTGAACAGACAGGCTCAGACCGCGAGGCGCTGGCGACTTGCATATTGGCCTCCCGCGACCCGATCAGCGAAGCGGATGTGCGCAGCATCGAGACGCCGGTACTGGTGGGCGTTGGCAGCAAAGATGAGGTGTCAGGCGACGGTCCGGCGTTGGTCGACTTGCTGCCACAAGGCCAGTTTCTCGACATCGCGCGCCGCGATCACATGACGGCTGTTGGCGACAAAGTGTTCAAGGCAGGTGTTCTGGAGTTTCTTGAGGGCTAG